The following are from one region of the Candidatus Dadabacteria bacterium genome:
- a CDS encoding NADH-quinone oxidoreductase subunit I, whose protein sequence is MVAMAINVKVLKRPRLSFWEKLYIPQVLRGLMITIRHITHFQPITVKYPEEVKALPENYRGLHVMPADDEGEIRCVACKLCEIACPTQAISIVSEPADDYGIERRPKVYNIDFMRCVFCGFCVEACPCDALRMGMKYELASYNRAGLVHTKEVFFDPNVKSDAPRDNANFLYKMQKGEILDSPEEISRITGMDGTYSKKADPHSS, encoded by the coding sequence ATGGTTGCTATGGCGATTAACGTGAAAGTGCTCAAGCGGCCGCGGCTTTCCTTCTGGGAAAAACTCTACATTCCCCAGGTGCTGAGGGGTCTTATGATCACCATAAGGCATATTACGCATTTTCAGCCTATAACAGTGAAATACCCCGAAGAGGTAAAAGCCCTTCCCGAGAATTACAGAGGACTTCACGTGATGCCTGCCGATGACGAAGGGGAGATAAGGTGCGTCGCGTGCAAGCTCTGCGAGATTGCCTGTCCCACCCAGGCTATTTCCATAGTTTCCGAACCCGCCGACGATTACGGCATCGAAAGAAGGCCCAAGGTTTACAACATAGATTTCATGCGCTGCGTTTTCTGCGGCTTCTGCGTTGAGGCCTGCCCGTGCGACGCGCTTCGGATGGGGATGAAGTACGAACTTGCCTCCTACAACCGCGCGGGACTCGTTCACACAAAAGAGGTCTTCTTCGACCCAAACGTGAAAAGCGACGCCCCCAGGGACAACGCGAATTTTCTTTACAAGATGCAAAAGGGAGAGATACTCGATTCCCCTGAAGAAATTTCAAGAATAACGGGGATGGACGGCACCTACTCCAAAAAGGCCGACCCGCATTCTTCTTAG
- a CDS encoding Na+:solute symporter codes for MKLYAIDWALVGIYLVFSLGVGFYFSRRASGSLSDYFVSGRGLPWWLLGTSMVATTFAADTPLAITGWIRTEGIWKNWFWWNYIFSHALVIVVFSRLWRRAEVITDNELIELRYGGRPAAFLRGFKAFYFSTIFNFIVMGWVITAMTKVFEVFFGVGQIYAVSLCVGIVLVYTVFSGLWGVVITDLVQYAIALGATVILAVVVINSDAVGGYNQFVSKIAELPPEQVSMFITQPTGGEDFFSSDFFTFLIFMTVVWWSSHNADGGGYFIQRLCSAKNERHALAGTAWFALNHYVLRLWPWVLVALASVVIFPEAAGVAGGDDESMYLVMIRDFLPPGLRGLLLVSFLAAFMSTVSTHLNWGASYLVNDLYRRFMRPSAPQRHYVRVSRIATVALAVIAGVVALQIKNIGDAWIFLWAMSSGIGLVLILRWFWWRINAWSEIVALASSLATILVLILYTEAKGIPLELRHQILVVPVSITCWVVATFATAPEPWEKLSAFYSRVRPPGFWSPVRKRAGVERERGAFSSVLLNWSLVVSFLLCLMIGAGKLVLGDGRSALWLLSASAIAFAFILHRRGSFFR; via the coding sequence ATGAAACTCTATGCAATAGACTGGGCGCTCGTGGGCATCTATCTGGTTTTTTCCTTGGGGGTCGGCTTTTATTTTTCAAGGAGAGCGTCCGGAAGTCTTTCGGACTATTTCGTCTCGGGACGCGGGCTTCCCTGGTGGCTTCTCGGAACCTCGATGGTCGCCACCACTTTTGCCGCCGACACCCCCCTTGCCATAACGGGGTGGATAAGAACCGAGGGGATATGGAAGAACTGGTTCTGGTGGAACTACATCTTCAGCCACGCGCTTGTGATAGTGGTTTTCTCAAGGCTCTGGAGAAGGGCGGAGGTGATAACCGACAACGAGCTCATAGAGCTTCGCTACGGGGGCCGCCCCGCGGCGTTTCTCCGCGGCTTCAAGGCGTTTTATTTTTCGACGATTTTCAATTTCATAGTCATGGGCTGGGTGATTACCGCGATGACCAAGGTATTTGAGGTATTTTTCGGAGTCGGCCAGATATATGCCGTTTCGCTGTGCGTTGGAATCGTGCTTGTCTACACGGTTTTCTCCGGGCTCTGGGGGGTGGTGATAACGGATTTGGTGCAGTACGCAATAGCGCTCGGCGCCACGGTCATACTCGCCGTCGTGGTCATAAATTCTGACGCGGTCGGAGGCTACAACCAGTTCGTAAGCAAAATAGCGGAACTTCCCCCCGAGCAGGTCTCTATGTTCATCACGCAACCCACGGGCGGCGAAGATTTTTTCTCTTCCGATTTTTTCACCTTCCTCATTTTCATGACCGTCGTCTGGTGGTCTTCCCATAACGCCGACGGGGGAGGCTATTTTATACAGCGGCTCTGTTCGGCGAAAAACGAGAGGCATGCCTTGGCGGGCACCGCGTGGTTCGCGCTTAACCATTACGTGCTTCGCCTCTGGCCGTGGGTCCTTGTCGCCTTGGCGTCGGTCGTAATCTTTCCCGAAGCGGCTGGGGTGGCGGGCGGAGACGATGAATCTATGTACCTGGTTATGATAAGGGATTTTCTCCCGCCGGGTCTTCGAGGTCTTCTGCTGGTTTCTTTTCTCGCGGCGTTTATGTCCACGGTCTCTACGCATCTTAACTGGGGCGCCTCGTATCTTGTGAATGATCTTTACAGGAGGTTCATGCGGCCAAGCGCCCCGCAGCGCCATTACGTGCGGGTCTCGAGGATAGCGACCGTGGCGCTTGCCGTGATCGCGGGCGTGGTGGCGCTTCAGATAAAGAACATAGGGGATGCTTGGATATTTCTCTGGGCGATGAGTTCGGGTATTGGCCTTGTGCTGATACTCAGGTGGTTCTGGTGGAGGATAAACGCCTGGAGCGAGATAGTGGCGCTTGCCTCATCGCTTGCGACCATACTGGTTCTGATTCTCTACACCGAGGCGAAGGGAATTCCGCTTGAGCTTCGCCACCAGATACTCGTTGTTCCAGTCTCGATAACCTGCTGGGTTGTGGCCACTTTCGCCACCGCTCCCGAGCCGTGGGAGAAACTCTCGGCATTCTACTCGAGGGTAAGGCCTCCGGGTTTCTGGTCGCCTGTCCGTAAGAGGGCGGGGGTTGAGCGGGAGCGGGGAGCCTTTTCCTCGGTTCTTCTTAACTGGTCGCTTGTCGTGTCTTTCCTGCTCTGTTTAATGATAGGGGCGGGAAAGCTCGTCTTGGGAGACGGCAGAAGCGCTCTCTGGCTTCTTTCTGCCTCGGCGATTGCGTTCGCCTTCATCCTGCATCGTCGCGGCAGTTTTTTCCGCTAG
- a CDS encoding glycoside hydrolase family 3 protein: MYENPAVFSSEDLPPPRLAAQFLMPRIDFSDSGSVRRAERLVRDFCVCGFIVFNGDVEQVRETTRKLASLSELPLLFGCDVERGLGQRVSGATLFPFAMAQGAIDDEEVLRRQAVITAQEMKYCGLNLAFAPVLDVNTEPQNPIINVRAFSDDPAVVSKLGSAFAETLQKEGVLACAKHFPGHGATLEDSHARLPSVKRPLERLMETDLAPFREAIAERLHSVMPAHVRFPALDPLGLPATLSEPILCGLLREKFGFNGLIVSDSFRMDALGGEEREEENILAALGSGVDIVLDPRDPEGFLERRAEDSFFRDPARGESLSRIFYVKRLFATGMEKAPSPDFEKNAEDAREISRCSACVLRGGVLSGGEVSVFHFGTDETEELLGGLREGFSGGGVRIEKLSCWPETPQLHGDSSLVCVLSVAPAGWTENCVIPPEIIDCVNSFCSFSGEKILLTFGSPYPAAEFTFFDTVISLFDSSRAAGRAAAEVLTGDRFSTAGLPVKITL, from the coding sequence ATGTATGAAAATCCAGCCGTGTTTTCATCAGAAGATCTCCCGCCGCCCCGTCTGGCGGCGCAGTTCCTAATGCCGAGGATCGATTTTTCAGATTCCGGCTCCGTCAGGCGTGCGGAGCGCCTCGTGCGGGATTTCTGCGTCTGCGGTTTCATAGTATTCAACGGGGACGTCGAGCAGGTAAGGGAGACCACCAGGAAACTTGCGTCCTTGTCCGAACTTCCGCTTCTTTTCGGCTGCGATGTTGAAAGGGGCCTCGGTCAGCGGGTCTCGGGAGCGACCCTTTTCCCCTTTGCTATGGCCCAGGGGGCGATAGATGACGAGGAGGTTTTAAGACGCCAGGCCGTTATAACCGCCCAGGAGATGAAGTACTGCGGGCTTAATTTGGCCTTCGCCCCGGTTCTTGACGTAAATACCGAACCGCAAAACCCGATAATAAACGTAAGAGCATTCTCTGATGACCCTGCGGTCGTTTCAAAACTGGGAAGTGCCTTTGCGGAAACCCTGCAGAAAGAAGGGGTGCTTGCCTGCGCGAAACATTTTCCCGGTCACGGCGCAACTCTCGAGGATTCCCACGCGCGCCTCCCAAGCGTCAAGAGACCCCTCGAGCGACTTATGGAAACTGATCTTGCTCCTTTTAGAGAAGCGATCGCGGAAAGGCTTCATTCCGTGATGCCGGCGCATGTCCGTTTTCCGGCCCTTGACCCGCTCGGGCTCCCTGCCACGCTCTCCGAACCGATTCTGTGCGGCCTTCTGCGGGAAAAATTCGGATTCAACGGCCTGATCGTCTCGGATTCCTTCAGGATGGATGCCTTGGGTGGAGAAGAGCGAGAGGAGGAAAATATACTCGCAGCGCTTGGAAGCGGGGTGGATATAGTCCTCGATCCCAGAGATCCAGAAGGGTTTCTCGAGAGGCGCGCGGAGGATAGCTTTTTCCGGGATCCGGCGCGCGGGGAATCTCTTAGCAGGATATTCTACGTGAAAAGGCTTTTCGCCACGGGCATGGAGAAAGCGCCTTCGCCCGATTTTGAGAAAAACGCAGAAGACGCAAGGGAAATCTCCCGCTGCTCTGCCTGCGTTCTGAGAGGAGGAGTTCTTTCCGGCGGGGAGGTCTCGGTTTTCCACTTCGGCACGGATGAGACAGAGGAGCTTCTGGGCGGGCTTCGCGAAGGGTTCTCCGGGGGAGGAGTAAGGATAGAGAAGCTTTCCTGCTGGCCCGAGACTCCGCAGTTGCATGGAGATTCTTCGCTTGTGTGCGTTTTGTCGGTCGCGCCCGCGGGCTGGACTGAGAACTGCGTTATTCCCCCGGAGATAATCGATTGCGTAAACAGTTTCTGTTCTTTTTCGGGCGAGAAGATTCTGCTTACCTTCGGGTCTCCTTATCCCGCGGCCGAGTTTACCTTTTTCGATACCGTTATCTCGCTTTTCGACTCCTCGCGCGCGGCGGGCCGGGCGGCCGCGGAGGTTCTCACGGGAGATAGGTTTTCCACGGCAGGGCTTCCGGTGAAAATAACGCTATGA